The genomic region GCTGTCGGAGAATAACGAGATCGTCAGGTTCCCCTGACCCCTTTTTTCCCGGGCACACGCTCCCTGATCATTGGGCTTTGCCGATGCCCGTGCGCTCCGGTCGGAATCGATTGTAACGTTGCTACATATTACCTCACCGATTCCCGCCGGAAAACCCTGATTTGTTCCGGAATTATTACCGCATTTTTCCGAATTATTACCTCTGCGAAAAAGGGGGGTGAGGCAAAACTCGTACTACGGAGCCCGATACGGGTCGGGATTCTTTATCGTCGTGGGGGGTAATGTGAGGGGTTATATGACGGAGGAGGGTTGGGGGGGTGGATCCGGGAGGTCACGGCAGGATCGGGATCCTTCCGCACATCCATCGGAATCCTTTTTTCCCTCCCGGTAAATCCTGAATCAATGAACACCAGAATGCCGATCCTTCCCACCATTGCAGTCCTGCTCGCGGTCCTTGCTGTTGTTGCCGCAGGCTGTACCGGGATCTCTCCCTCACCAAAGCCGGTGAGCACCGGGACCGCCGCGAATGTATCTTCAAACACCGGTATCCATACGATCTTTGTCCAAGCAAACGATGGCCGGGCGCCGGTCCTCAACGCAATTGCCGGGGCACAGAAGACCATCACTCTCACCATCTACCAGCTTGATGACCCTGAGATCGTTGCCGCACTGGCTGCCGCACAGAACCGGAGCGTCTCGGTCCGGATCATCTACAACAATGCCTCGTTTGCAGCCCAGAATGTGACCAACCCGAACAATTATGCGATTGCAAACCTGACCCCGCTCGGGGTGCAGATGAGACCGGGCTGGCCAATCTATACCCTCACCCACCAGAAAACCCTCACGGTTGACGGGTCGGTCGCGCTCATCATGACCCTCAACCTGGACCAGACATTTTTTACAACAACACGGGATTTCGGGATCGTGACAAACGACCCGGCAGAAGTACAGGAGATCGAACGGGTGTTCGAGGCGGACTGGAATTACCGGAATGTGACCCCGACTCAAGCCTCGCTTGTCTGGAGCCCGGTCAATGCCCGGGAAAAGATCGTCGGCCTGATCAACCATTCGAATAAGACCCTCGAGATCTATATCGACTCGATCACCGATCCCCAGGTGATCGGGGCGATCTGCAATGCCTCGCAGAGAGGCGTTGCTGTCCGGATGCTTGCGGCCAATAACATAGGCAGCAACGGGGCGAATGTGAATGCACCGGCAATTGCCATGCTGAATGCCAGCGGGGCAAAAGCAAAATCGATCGCTGCGCCGTATGTTCATGCCAAGGTGGCTGTGGCCGATTACGGGACAAACCGCCAGGTCGCGTACGTGGGTTCGGCCTACTTTGTCGTTGAGTCCCTGGACCAGAGCCGTAACCTGGGGATTCTCGTCTCGGAGCAGCCAATCCTCGACCGGATCGAGACGGAGTTCAACAAGGACTGGCAGGCACCCGCCGTGCCGGAGTCCAATGGGTGAGGGGAGCAGATTCGGACACCCCCTCCCGGACCCCGGGGCTTTGCCGATGCTGGGGGTCTCCGTCAGGGACGCCGTACTCACAGGACGCTGTTGATCGTCGTCCGTATGTTCGCACAAACTTTAATGGCAACGGGCGTGATACGTAGTGTACG from uncultured Methanoregula sp. harbors:
- a CDS encoding phospholipase D-like domain-containing protein; this translates as MNTRMPILPTIAVLLAVLAVVAAGCTGISPSPKPVSTGTAANVSSNTGIHTIFVQANDGRAPVLNAIAGAQKTITLTIYQLDDPEIVAALAAAQNRSVSVRIIYNNASFAAQNVTNPNNYAIANLTPLGVQMRPGWPIYTLTHQKTLTVDGSVALIMTLNLDQTFFTTTRDFGIVTNDPAEVQEIERVFEADWNYRNVTPTQASLVWSPVNAREKIVGLINHSNKTLEIYIDSITDPQVIGAICNASQRGVAVRMLAANNIGSNGANVNAPAIAMLNASGAKAKSIAAPYVHAKVAVADYGTNRQVAYVGSAYFVVESLDQSRNLGILVSEQPILDRIETEFNKDWQAPAVPESNG